CCAGCCCGCGCAGCAGCACCACGGCGGGCAGCCCGCGCCGGGCCAGGTACGTCCCGCGCGGCATCAGCCCCCGCACGGCCGGCACGAGCAGCAGGGCGCCCGCCAGCGCGGGCACGACCGACAACCACCGCAGGTCCTGCGCGGCGTACTGGAGCAGCCCGGCGCCCAGCGAGATCCCGAAGGCGAACCGGATCCGGCGCCGGTCGAAGGGCCGCGGGGCGGCGCCCTCGTCCCCCTCGTCCCCCTTGTCGACGGGGCCGCCCGCGGTCCGCCGGATCTCCGGCAGCGCGACGAGCAGCGGGACGACCACCATGGCCGGGATCCCGAGGAAGACCCAGCGCCAGCCGAGGTGCTCGGTGACCGTTCCGGAGATCAGCGGCCCGACGATGGAGGGCACGACCCAGCCGGCGGCGAAGGCCGCCATGATCGCGGGGCGCAGCCGTTCGTCGTAGGCCCGGCCGACCACCACGTAGAGCGCGACGATCACCAGCCCGCCGCCGAATCCCTGCACCGCCCGGCCGAGGACGAACAGCCACATCGAGGCGGCCGTCCCCGAGAACACCAGCCCGGCCGCGAACGCCCCGATCCCGCTGGTGAGCGCGCCGAGCGGGCCGCTGCGGTCGGACCACTGGCCGGCCAGGACCATGCCGAAGAGGCTGGTGGTGAAGTAGGAGGAGAAGGCGAAGGCGTAGAGCGCGATCCCGTCGAGTTCACGGGCGGCGACGGGCATGGCCGTACCGACGGCGGTGGCCTCGAAGGCGATGATGAAGATGACCGAGATGATCCCGATGCTGAGCGTCCGGTGCGCCGCGCCCATGATCCCGCCGCCGGAGGCCTGCGCCCGACCGGCGGCAGCCGCGTCGGCGGCAGCAGTCTCAGGCATCTCGGGTATCTCGGGTATCTCGGGGGCACGGGGTTCGAGGGCGCTCATCGCCCCAGAGTAAGGGGCATATCCGGCCTTCGTCCCTGTCATTACGACCGATATTCGCCTCCGCCCCAAGCCCTAGGCCGCCCGTCCCGCGGCCCGGTTGTGAACGGGGCATGGCAGTCGCATTGCACCCGCCCCGATCCCCTTCCCCCCGCTCCGCCCGCCCTCGTACGGTCGTCTCACCACCACAGCCGTGTGCCCGAGTGGTTGAGGGACTCGCCTGCAAAGCGAGTTACGCCGGTTCGATTCCGGTCACGGCTTCTGAGCAGGTGCAGGACGACGGAAGGGCGGCGCCCCGGGTGGGGGCGCCGCCCTCACCCCGTCCGAACCAGTCCCGTTCGGAACCGGCCTGGCCCTGCCACGTCAGCCGGGCAGGCTGCCGCCGCCCTCACAGCCCAACTCCTTCGCCACGGCGCGCGCGGCGGAGTACGCGACGGCGAGGTAGTCCTTCGCGAGCGCGGCGTCCCCGGCGCTGCCGCTCCACTGGTCCTTGAAAACGGCGGTGATCCGCAAGGGAACATCGCGGGTGGAGCCGAC
This is a stretch of genomic DNA from Streptomyces sp. NBC_00536. It encodes these proteins:
- a CDS encoding MFS transporter, which encodes MSALEPRAPEIPEIPEMPETAAADAAAAGRAQASGGGIMGAAHRTLSIGIISVIFIIAFEATAVGTAMPVAARELDGIALYAFAFSSYFTTSLFGMVLAGQWSDRSGPLGALTSGIGAFAAGLVFSGTAASMWLFVLGRAVQGFGGGLVIVALYVVVGRAYDERLRPAIMAAFAAGWVVPSIVGPLISGTVTEHLGWRWVFLGIPAMVVVPLLVALPEIRRTAGGPVDKGDEGDEGAAPRPFDRRRIRFAFGISLGAGLLQYAAQDLRWLSVVPALAGALLLVPAVRGLMPRGTYLARRGLPAVVLLRGLAGGAFIGAESFLPLMLVTQRGLSPTLAGFSLALGGATWALGSWVQSKARVVPYRERLMVAGMLMVAFSIAAAPAVLIDWVPVWTLALVWGLGCLGMGLVIGPTSVLLLRLSPPEEAGANSAALQISDALANVVLLALGGAAFAALGGGAVGAAHAVTGAAGSGASHPGAFVAVFLPMACVALVGAWVSTRLDPPPSAPSAAAAKTG